The window GGGGCGTCTGTGGCACGACCTTCTCCTGCTCCGCCTAAGGAATCGCCGACTGCCATTGAAAGCGAGTGAAGCTGAGCACTCTGGACAGATTGCCAAGTCGCGTCTCGTACACGAGttcagcaaaaaaaataaatatataaataaataaaaaatacagcAAAATAAAGGCAGCTGGACCTGGCCACTTTTGAAGATTAATTGCTCGCGACAGTCGAGAGTTGTGAGTCGCGGGAGGCTGGTGGCAGGTGGCAGGGGGAAGGCAAGTCGCAAGGCTGCCCCCTAAAGCTGGCAGGCTGACCATAAAAATCGGCATTTGTTggcaaacacaaaaaattaacATGACGTCAACAACGACAACTGCAACATCGCGGTGGcaggcagcaacaacaactcaaTTGGCCAGCAGACGCGACCTTTGCGATTGCATTTGCGATTCGCGACTCGGCCAGTGGCGATTAAGGCCAGAATATCGTTCCATACACATGTACCCATGTTCCATGTTCCGCGATAATGGCTAAAGAAATGCCAGTTGCCATCAACTGGCAAGATTTCTTTCGACACGCCCCACAATTTTCAGTTCCACTTGCTTTTCGGATGTCATCACATTTGCCTcgttttttaacattttttctaGACGCAAGTTTTTCCTAGtcgattattatttttttggctttttattataatattttttgctggcttttctcaattttttttggcGCGTTTTTGATTTTTAGTCTCGTCGGTGGTGGCGCTTTATTCATAAATCCGTCAGCTGCATGAAATACAGCTTAATTAACAAAAAGCCAAGAGAAAAGCCGCAGCAGCAACCCGCGGAGGCGCAGTTCCATTCATTCGCGCGTCCATTGAACAACTTTTGGTCCGCAGTTTTCGGTTTTCAGTTATCAGTTTTTGGTCTTATTTGTGCGAACGATATTTGTCACACGACGAAAGCATCCATCGCCCCATCGACATCGACAATATCTCCATAATTGAGTTGGCCAAACGGGAACGGATCTTTAAGTTTGGTTAACGAAAACGGTAAATACTCAGGGGCCATAAACAAACGAGTCAAATTACAGGCGAATGAAATCAATTAACACCTGCCGGTGATGAGTCGAGCCATCGATCAATCGATCTCTGTGGCATCCAAACGCCACACGAGCTGCATAAATTAGTCAGCAATTCGGATGGTCTCAGCCATCCGATTGTCCCTCGTCCGTTGTCTCATTTTCACAGCATAATTGTGAGTTCTTTCAAGCGATCCACTCCGAAATTAGCATATCAAACACAGCATAATTGCGCTTTAATCGTGTCGAGTCTCGAGTCGCAAGCCTCCAGTTGCTCCAGGTCCCCCCTCTGAAAGCCAGTAAGAAAATTAAAGCCAAAGAAAATTAATTgcctttttttggttttgaagTTAGAGAATAAAGCGGTGGAAGCCCCCCTGTGGTGCAGCTTGTAAGGTGGGGAAAAGTTAGTGAAGGAAGGATAAGGTCATCTCTTGTCCAAAAAGAGGTTTCATGAAAAACTAGAGTTTCATATTGAAGGAATCTAACCAAAAGTTGTAGCCTTTTTGCTCCATTACAGGCCACTTTGAAAGCTCTTTGCTAATCGAAAGACCTTGCGACCCTGCCTCCACCCCAGAGCCCCCACTCTAGCCCCCTTCGACACCCAAACACCCCCATTTAAAAACCCCCACCTCGGGACTCTCGGACTTGGATAATGCAAAGTGACAGCAACGGCTTGTAGGCAATCAAAATGCGAACCAAAACACGCGCAACTTTGCAATTGTAGATGgttgtagttgtagttgtagttgctattattattttttttttatttagttgttgctgttgttggtgcTTTTGGTGTGGACTCCACCTGGCAACGCAAATTGAAAGAACTTGTTGCAGTCAACGGGGCAAAAATTGAATGCTATGCACTTGCTTTTGCGGTCAGGGAGGGAAACAAGCTAAAGTCATGGATATAGAAAAGCTATGGCACTCCGATATTGATGGTGGTGCAGCGGTGGTGCACTTTCGGTGGTTACAACTATTGATTACAAGCATGGAGCAGCTCACATTACGCGCAACGGGGCAAGGTGGTTGTGCCACAGATGCGGGTGTTGCTGGCGTGCGAGCAGCAACAATCCGATGTTGCTGCCAGACAGCAATCCAATATCCCACAAGCAACATCGAACGGAGAACGGAGCATGGAGCACGGAGAGTCTGTAATTAATGCGGGAGCCTGCGCTGACATTTTGAGAAATTTATTGCCCCTGGTGGATTTATAGTCTGCGACATTTTATAGTTTTGGCCCCAGCAGAGCCTGTGGTTAGCCTGGCTTACaaccagaaacaaaaacaaagacaTAACACAGAAAACAGAGACCAGCGAGCAGACATGAAGAAGTGCTGAATAAAAAGGATCTCCATTACGGATCCTGATCCCGATCGGGATCGGTGCCGATGTGGGAACCCTTAATGCGCATCATGTGCGCGCGCGCATATATAATTTGGCTACCCGATAATGATCGGCCTTTGgcataataaattttaagaaaCGAAAACAACAGAAACGGGAAAAATGTTGTGCCGCAAAAAGCCTTAAGTAACTTTCAACTTGTTGCTCTTGCTGTGGCTCTTGGTGTTGCTGTTATTGGTTGCGTATCCCCACTTGCAAtctatattaatttttatatgaaaccaaactgaaaactgaactGGGAACATCCAATCGAGTCACGCTGCTGCACTTTCATAAATGCCAAAAATTTCACCTGCTTTCACAAAgatgattaaaaataaatatgcagcGGCATCTGCAGGGAGACATCGGCAGCAGTTCTTGGAGGCAGCCAGCCGAAGGTTGATATACGATAATTTCGTTCTGATAATGtgacgaggaggaggatgaaACCTGTGACCCAGTTGAGGGCTTTGGGTTTCTTTTCAAGCCAGAGCGTTTAAGGCTAATTGCAAAGATCGCTTTTGGCTGATAAACGAACCGAAGGTGGAGTGGGCGGTCTCCGAAGGTCTTGCCCCCTTGGCGCTGACCCAAAACCTTTTACCCAAACCTCCCCCCTATATCCACCAACTGCCCCCCTAAAAAtcctaaaaagaaaaaacaaatacgCGGCATTCGAAGCTCGTGCTTAATGATGATTGCTGGCCCCCAGAggttaaaattaaataatttccgACTCCGACAACGACTCCAAATGAAGTTGAAGTCGAAGTCGAAGCGCTTCTCTAGTCCATAGTCTATAGTCTAAAATGGCGGGCGTTCCAGCCATTCATTTTGGCCCGGCCATATATAATtagcatgaaatgagccaagGGATCTTTAGGTTTACCATAGTTTGGTTAAAAGAAACCATTTTTTTACTTCTGTTTCCGAAAGACTTTTCGCTCTTGGCGATTTTTGGCTTCAAGTCTTCAGTTTTGTAGTTTTTAGTTTCATTTCGTTTTCAGCTCTTTTCTGCTATTTATGTTAATGCAGCAATTAAGCAGCAAATCGTGTGGCTAATTATGATAAACATTTGCCAAAGCCGAGAATATCCGAGAATAGTTAAGAATAGCCAAGAATAGAAAATATGTAAAAGAGCTCGAACCCCCCCGAATAGGAAGTGCCACATTAAAGAGTGTGACCAGGCTGCAGTATGAATAACCAGTTTCCCCTCTCGGCTTAGTGCTCTTGCCAATTCCTTTTGGGCCCTTTTAGGCGCCTCAGTTAGTTGGCCACGATAAGGCGGCAATGGTTTAATTTAgccgcaacagcaacagctacggcagaagcaacagcagcagcagacgaCGACAGGATCGTTGGGCTGGCCTACGTGCAACGTGCAACAGaagttggtggtggtggtggtgctgcaaAACAAATGTGTCTGTATATCGCAGCTAAATTGACTTTGATCACGCGATCCCTCGGCCAGAGTTATAGAGCCAAGTTCAGAGCCGATTGCCGATTGCCGGGCGCGGCCTTTTCTGGCTCGAACGGAAGTATGCTAAGCAACTTGTTGCAACTTGCAGGTTGCAGGTTGCTAGGTGCTGCCAGGGTGCTGGATACTGGGTATGCTGTATGTAACAGCAGAAGCACCAGCTGAAGGTGTATATTGCAAAAATAATTACATTTGATTGTAAAAGGCCAGCGTCGTCTATAGACTTGGCTGCCAAAGAAAAATGTGCAACATGATTGCAGTTTACAGCCccagcagcaacggcaacaacaacagtcaGTGAggtagcagcagcaggagcagcaaaaCCAACAGATAAAATGCATTTACAATTGAATTTGaatgtaattttatttaagcTGCGGTCAGCCAGGGGCTGTATGTTGCTGGGGTGTTGCGATGCAGCGATGTTGCTGCTTTGCTCCTTGCAGCAATTGGCCGTGTGGCAGGAAATTGCCATTATCTGGCATTATCCACTTGGCCAACGGTAGCGTAGGTTGCTTGCCACTCTGGTTGCAGCCCAGACAGCAACTAGCAACCTGGCAACCTGGCAGCCTGGCAACCTGCAACTGGCAATCGTCAATCCGACGATCTGAGCGCCCCGTCTTAATTAATGATCCCAGGTCCAGTCGGTAGCCACAGTGGCAACTAATTAGCATATCGTTAGCTCACATATTGACGTCAAATTTGGTCCGGGCCAATTCGTAGTCGTTTTCAAATTACAGTGATCATTTTAATTGTAGTGCGCCAAGCTCGGAATCTGAATCAGTTTCAGAGTCTGATTGAAAACGAGCAcagtagcaacagcaacaccaacagcaacagcaacagcagcaacatcagagCTGTAATAATAAATTAGATGGTGATCAAGCGGGGGAGCAACCCGATAATAAAATAGGGAGATGCCAAGTGGAAAATGTGGGGATCAGAGTTCAGTTTAGAGAAATTACTGAAATAAATATACGGCTGTGATCAATGGGGGCCAAAGATCTTGCAATAAATTCTCCGCTTCTCAATTCAATTGCAAATGTGGCAAAAGTATTTACATGTATCATTAATAGCGAAACGAGTACTTGAACATTTTATTAGCATTTTACCCAGTTACATGTTTTTCCCGCCCCCTCAATAGGTTAGATTTTCCAGAGTTTTTCCACCGAAGCTgcaaaaaaacacaattaaGTCTGTGCTTTTCCTTGCCCAGCCAGTTGCAGTCGCTGTGTTGCTGGTGGGGGCGGTCtcagcaacatgttgctgctgtcaTTGGCTACCAGCAACAGCCCGACTGTTGTAGGCGTTGGGAGTTTTTCCCACTTTTTTTatccacatttttttatatgtatatattttttatattatttttttcgcaTTTGATGAGCAGTTGAGTTCGTCGGCTAAGCAAATGgcgttttattttattagccaTATTTCTGCTCCGTCATGCTTTGTTTGCCTTCGAGCAAAcgagttgctgttgctgttttcTTTGCACTTGTGACTGAAGTTGGAGCTTGGGAGTCGGGAGTCGGGACTCTTTGCCCCGTATCCATATCCCCCCTTCCTCCGCTGCCATTATCAATGCATATCACGTTGAATACTGATGTTTATGATGTCGTTTATTACGGCCAAAGACAAGTGAAGTAAACTCGAGTGAAGTGTGGTTTAAATGGCGTCAGAGACATTTGCTAGATTAATGGCCACACTCTCCATAACCCACAATTGCCGGAGGGTTGGGGGAGTGGGGCGGCGGTGCAGCATGGGGCGTGGCAacaggcaacagcaacaactgtCGCAGCAATCGCACACCAAcaatttgtttacattttaatttctgCAATTTTGTTTGCTTAACTCTGCGAGCTGTCTTCGCTTTTTAAAAAAGGCAACTGgccaggggcaggggcaggagccGGGCGGGAGCACGGAGGAGGCACTGGTGTGGCGTGGTGGGGGTGACGCCATGCCACAGGAGGCACATGGCACGCGGCTTATCGTGGCGTCGTCCAGTCCATGCGGCCGGGGGGCTGTCGGCCAGCAAGGAGAAGTGTTTGGAGGGGCTACTGCAGAGGTTTATCAAGTTTCGCTGTGTGTAATAAGCGTGACAAATGCCAAGCTCCTACAGTAAACACTCGCCAAGAGATACAATAAACAAGTAAATGCCAggataaacattttatttaatatgtttttaaattaGCAGTCTCccatattttaaagtttttcttttatttgaaacatttttttttgccacctTTACGGACTTGCCTCAAAAACTGGCCGTGAATCATATTTCCATGGCATTGCACATTTTCAGTTTTCTGTTCGCAGCTTGCTGACTGAAATGACAAAGCCGACTTGGCAAATCTGagttctggtttttttttatcatatatataatattatattatattttttttgccattgtTGACAACAAATGAGCGCCATTTAATGCGGTGAGCTTCCTAGTTGTTTGGAAGCCACTTCATGTTGTAGTTGCAGTTGTCCGGCAATTGTTGTTCATTGTTCGTTGTTTGGCGTAATTAAGCAGCACTCGGCTGTCTTCAGTCTTTACCATTTTGCACTTGGCTTGCACTTTCCAGCtttcggttttcggttttcagtttttcagcttttctgcttttcagttttcagATCATTTACGAGCACTTGGCATTCGCCGTTCCACTTTGCCAAACATTTGCTTACAAGCATGTTTTCGGTCTGGGCCTGGTCTTTTGGCTGGCGACTTGTTAGCGCCATGTTTACATTTTAGAAAAAGCTTAATTAAATCTCCGATTGCCCGCAGTTTTTCGCCCGTCTCGGTTTTGGCCACTGACTCTCATTCCAGCCGTGGCCAAAATTAACACTTCATTTGCCATCATTTCGCACCATCACCCGAGTCCAGTCTGGCAATTCCCGATTCTGATATaatctttgccaaaaaaataataattttattccaTCTGGAGACGAAGAAAACAATGCTCTTTcttagttttaatttaaattttaactctattattaaattataaatgcaAATTATAAATGCATTTGTGAGGAGAGAACTCCTTTGGAGCCATTACTTTTCCGATTTAAATGGCCAACTTCTGTTCGCAGTTAATTAACACTTGGCAAGGGTATGGACATATCCACAGATCCGTACGTACTTACGGATATATAGGTGGCTGTCCAAACTCTGCCAGCCATAAATCAAAAATCTCGACAACTCTCCCGGCACCCCGTCCAGAAACCAATCCTCGATTTCGCGTGCTAACAAGAAGGCCCCAAAGCGTTGGAACCTTGGACGAGTCGGAGCCCCGAAGAGAACTTCCACTGGCGtgaaaatttatgttttttttttttcccccaagTTTTTTGTCCACTTTATTATATGAATATcccaacaaaaatatatatatgaagcGGAAAAAGGCTGGAAAGGCGAGAGAGAGAGCCAATGCCGTGGAAAAATCCGTTGGTGTAAAGTTTTTCGCATAGTTGTCAGCATTGCGCTGTTTAATTACCCTAATTAAGAATATTAATTGCCCTTCGGGtggataataataaaaacaggGTGGTGTGGTGGGTAGAGGGAGGTGGTGACCCTATTCCCGGAAATAGAACATGAGTTATGATATGCAAAAAGTTGCAGACCGTTTTCCATTTAAGTTGCGAAATCGAAAAAGTTGCAGGGGCAACTTTAAAGCAAAACCGAACGACTGACGACCAGGACACAGGACAAAGGACACGCACTCCATTAAGGCCAAAAGGAGAGTCCGACATATGcgacaacaataacaacagcaATGGCAAGCCACTAACTGACTGGAGATAGCCAACAAAGGGAGTGGGGGGATAAGGATACGGACACGGACACAGGTGTCCCTGTCGCTGAACCATCAACACCTTTCCTCGACTCACCAACAGACGGGTCCGGCTCTTTTCATTTTCTCAACACGTAAAGCAAACACGTGACCGTTAAGGACATGGACTCCTCCTGCAGCCGAGCCGTGCTCTTAATACCATCGACCCCTGACCTCCCAGACCCCCTGGCCCACTCCAGCCCAGTTGTAGGCGCAAATTGCCAAACAGAAGGACAACGGCGATGGGTGCACTGGAAAAAATAGTCGGAGGTCCTCCTTTAGAAATCATAGTATCCTTAAAACTCTTTCTCTCACTGGAAGACTGGTAGTCCCCACCATAAACTGACGGCTTATGGCAGACACAGCACAAAGCTTTGCTCAGCTCCTGCTGCACCACCTCCCCCCAGATGGGGTGGCCACCGCCCCTGCATCAAGCGACTCCCAGCTACGTGCGTGTGTGCACAATATTCATATATCACAAGGATAAGCGCAATGCAGCAAACGTCCTTCCAGACGTGCCGtcggtgttgttgttgttgtggagCCTTGTCCTTCTGCTGGGCTGGCTCAGTTTCGGTAGCACCACCGAGCCAACCCACCCACCAGCCCTACACTGCCTCTCCACCACATGTGTGGtaacttttaattatttgcgAATGTTGGCGCCAGACGGCGAGATGCGATGCGATCCTGTCGTCCTGGACTGTCGACTGTCGTCCCTTTGCAGTCCTTTCCGTTCCTATCCTTCATTGATTTCGCTGACCAGGAAAGCTTAGAGGGTGTAGCGGGGCAGTAGGGGCGGTCAAGGCGAAGGCAGCGCCAAAATCCAAAGGCCCCATAAACTTTGAGCGCCATAAAATCTGCTGGCATCGCCATAAAAATAGCCACAGCGGGAGTTGGAGACCAGAGGCGACTGTACCCACCGACCCTTACCCCTTACCCCTTACCCTTTGCCCCTTAACTGTACCCATCGCCCCATCTCACTCCCCGACTGGTTGTCCCTCTCTAGCCCCCGCAGACAAACGCATAAAACTAACGCAGCGTAAACGCCGCCGTTGTTGTCATCTGTCTTCTCGTTACGTTATATTTTCCATGCGTCTTCCCTTTTCTCTCCTCCCTGTCTCATTTTTTGGCAGCTTCAgcacaaaaatttattttatttatttgtttgacTGAAAGCCAAGAAATTGCAGCATTTTGACGCTTGACTGATTGCCACGCCCCCATTAAAGCTCGTTCGGAGTTCCTTACGTAATTAGGTTAAAATGTTGACCCCCTGTGCCACTCAGGCGTAGGAGTTCCACCGATCTGGCAACCCTGGACGAGGAGCGTAGACTTTTCTTTCCTTCCTTCCTTCTTCGGCgacaaaattgcaaaaaagTTCTGTGCACTAGCTCCtgaaaaaattttgcattAAAGTCCTGTGAAGTGTGCTTTTTTTGTGGCAAGTGATTGTGCAACACAAGTGCGTTTAGTGGAGTTTTGACTTACAACAAGTGATCGAAATGGTGGTGGGTGTAAAATTGAATTCTTAAGAGTGTAACTTGCACTTGCCCttgagctttttttttttgaaagggGTGCTCCTTTGAGCACTTACACTTGTCCAGATGTGTCGTTTTGTAGTGTCTTTCAGAATCAAAATGAAGAATGTTGTATAAGAAAGTTTGTAGCCAATATTAAGAAAGCCTAACCTCAAATATTTGAAGAAGTGTAGACTTACATAGGAGGAATAAAAAGTACTTTTGATGATTTCGTCCCGTTAGTAAAATTGTCAAGACATTAAATCCAAGTTGTTTTAACTAAATCACTTTTTAaaactatatatttaatttttaaacaaatttttaacatttaaagATTGCcataattaacaaaaatgtaattttttccatttcagtACCGTAAAAATCCCTCGCCGCGCAAGTTGCAGCTTTTGCTGGAGCAGTGGGAGCAGGGGCTGACCGATAACAAATTAGCTAACCAACCCAAAGGATCCGTCCCGCAGGAGACGCCGCCGTTAACGCCACAAAAAGTTGACCTCATGACGATGGCAGAAGGCACCGACCCCATGGGGCATGGTCACCACCACGCGAACCCGCACAATCCGCCCCAGCCGCAGCCGCCGCAGCACCACCATGCGCTCCCGCACCACTTGCCCCACCCGCACCCCCCGCCGGCACCACCGCCGCACCACCTTAACCACCAGCAGCCGTTCCATCCGCACATGTATCCGGCGCCGGGAGCGGCGGCTCACTCGCCCTACGGCCAACTGCAGTATCCGCACccacatccgcatccgcatgcgctgcagcaccaccagccgcatccgcatccgcaccATCATCCCCATCACCTGCCACTGGCGCTGAGTCTGCACCAGcaggcggcagcagcagcggcagtggcTGCCGCGGTGGCCACCACCAACAACCactccaacaacaacaaccaggcCAGTGTGGCCAACAACAATTTGGCGGTGCCGTGGAAGCAGCGCAAGCGCAAGAGGCTGTCGGCGGTTTTGGACAAGTTgcaccacaacaacaacaacaataataataacaacaatgaGAACCACTCGAATGGCCTGGCCTGCAAAACGGAGCCCATGGAGATGGATGAGGAGGGTCAGGAGGAGCACGACCAAGATACAGAGGATCAGGGTGATTCTCTGCAGGAGGAAGATGAGGATCATGAGCAGGACCAGGATCAGGAGGATCCTGCCAAGTACATCAAGAGCGAGCAGCCAGTCAGTGAGGACGAGGAGAACGAACCGGACATGGACCATGAGAATGAGGACATCTCCGGCGAGGATCTGGAGCTCTCGCACAGCGATGACAACGGCGACCAGGACAGTCCCAGGATCAGCATGAGTCCCCTGCAACTGCAGGCCTCCGCCAAGGGCAATCTGCTCCAGGATCAGAACCAGCTTCAGCCGCTGAACAAGGAGAACCCCTTGCACGTGGACATCAAGACTGAGATCCCCAATCCCTACGATCGGTACTTCCCGATTCCGTCGCCCTTGTTCGGCTACTACCTGCACACCAAGTATCTGAACGAGGTGTTCCGCCGGCGCCATGACCTCTATCCCTCGCCGCTGCAGCACACCCCATCCTCGATAGCCTCGGAGACTGAGACATCGCCCTCGAGTGGCCAGGAGCGCAAGGGTGGCTCCAATCCTCTGCTGCCGCCTGCCACGCTGCTGGCCAATGCCTCGCCGCCGCTTTCGCTACCGTCGCCGCCGCGCAGCGAGTCCTCGGTGACTAACAGTGGACCAACTGCCTCCACTGGCCAGGCAACCACCAAGAAGCGTTCCAGTCCCAAGCCCAGGGGCAAGAAGGGCGAGAAGAAGCCCATGCCGCCGCCGCAGGAGCGTCCGCTGGATCTGTGCATGCGCAGCGATCTGATCGAGCCCAAAAAGTACAAAAAGTCCGGCTCCAAATCCTCCCAAGAATCCTCTGGGGCCATGATGCCACCACCGCCGGCGGCCATGAGCGCGGCCAGCAGTCTGGAGAGCATGAACGCCCTGTCGCCGGCCTCCAGCAGCCACTCCGGACACACTCCTAGCACGGCAGCGGCAACCCCCAACCACCAGCCGCCTCCTGGATCCCCCTACGCTAATGCCATGAATGCTGCCCatgcggcggcagcggcagcagctgcagccATGATCAAGCTGGAGATGCCGCTGCATCCGTTGCACCACCAGCAGTTGCATCATCCCCATGTGCCCACCACCACAGTGGGTGTGCCGGTGATCAAGGGCGATGTGGCCTCGCCCACCACCAAGGAGACGGTGGCCTGGCGGTACAACCTCGACGTGTCCCCGGTGGTGGAGGAAATGCCGCCGGGCTCGGATGTGGCGTATGTGTGCCCCACCTGCGGCCAGATGTTCTCGTTGCACGACCGCCTGGCCAAGCACATGGCCTCGCGGCACAAGAGCCGCAATCCCGCCAACGACATTGCCAAAGCCTACTCCTGCGACGTCTGCCGCAGGTCCTTCGCCCGCTCCGACATGCTGACGCGGCACATGCGCCTCCACACCGGCGTCAAGCCCTACACCTGCAAAGTGTGCGGCCAGGTGTTCTCCCGCTCGGACCACTTGTCCACCCACCAGCGCACCCACACCGGCGAGAAGCCCTACAAGTGTCCCCAGTGTCCGTACGCGGCCTGTCGCCGGGACATGATCACCCGGCACATGCGCACCCACACCCGCTACGAGTCCAGGGGTGGGTCGCGGGAGGACCGCCGCGAAGGCAGGGGCGAGGGTCGCGAGGGCAGGGAGTCCCGCGAGTCCCGTCGCAGCGGAGAGCGCCTCAGCGAGGAGCCCAACTCGCCCACATCCCTGCCGCCGCTGCTCGACATGAAGATGAACATGGGCCTGGGAATGGGCCTCAACATGGGCCTGCCCATGAACCCCATGAGCCTGCTGCAGGAGGAGCTGAT of the Drosophila ananassae strain 14024-0371.13 chromosome 2R, ASM1763931v2, whole genome shotgun sequence genome contains:
- the LOC6506451 gene encoding zinc finger protein 1; this encodes MTMAEGTDPMGHGHHHANPHNPPQPQPPQHHHALPHHLPHPHPPPAPPPHHLNHQQPFHPHMYPAPGAAAHSPYGQLQYPHPHPHPHALQHHQPHPHPHHHPHHLPLALSLHQQAAAAAAVAAAVATTNNHSNNNNQASVANNNLAVPWKQRKRKRLSAVLDKLHHNNNNNNNNNNENHSNGLACKTEPMEMDEEGQEEHDQDTEDQGDSLQEEDEDHEQDQDQEDPAKYIKSEQPVSEDEENEPDMDHENEDISGEDLELSHSDDNGDQDSPRISMSPLQLQASAKGNLLQDQNQLQPLNKENPLHVDIKTEIPNPYDRYFPIPSPLFGYYLHTKYLNEVFRRRHDLYPSPLQHTPSSIASETETSPSSGQERKGGSNPLLPPATLLANASPPLSLPSPPRSESSVTNSGPTASTGQATTKKRSSPKPRGKKGEKKPMPPPQERPLDLCMRSDLIEPKKYKKSGSKSSQESSGAMMPPPPAAMSAASSLESMNALSPASSSHSGHTPSTAAATPNHQPPPGSPYANAMNAAHAAAAAAAAAMIKLEMPLHPLHHQQLHHPHVPTTTVGVPVIKGDVASPTTKETVAWRYNLDVSPVVEEMPPGSDVAYVCPTCGQMFSLHDRLAKHMASRHKSRNPANDIAKAYSCDVCRRSFARSDMLTRHMRLHTGVKPYTCKVCGQVFSRSDHLSTHQRTHTGEKPYKCPQCPYAACRRDMITRHMRTHTRYESRGGSREDRREGRGEGREGRESRESRRSGERLSEEPNSPTSLPPLLDMKMNMGLGMGLNMGLPMNPMSLLQEELMQKSQPGLSLGGPMPIVVKTESA